Proteins from a single region of Desulfobacter postgatei 2ac9:
- a CDS encoding aconitate hydratase produces the protein MSALSLTHKILKDHLVEPAALPAPGELIKIKIDEAFTQDATGTMCMLQLEAMGVSKVKPLSVNFVDHSMLQSGFRNPDDHQYLRTVAAKLGIIFSPPGTGICHFTNMENFVKPGMTGVGADSHTVNAGGCSAIFMGAGGYDVALAMATGMYTMPMPKVTRVNLTGKLPKNCMGMDVILKMLEIVSVKGGKGIIFEYAGPGVKTLSLTERATITNMGAEMGATTSIFPSDENTKAFLESRGRGGDYKAMSADEGASYDAEININLSEIEPLIAIYPSPGNVEKVKDHAGTKIHQVCIGSCTNSSFENIATFAETLKGKRVKVDTLLYPGSRSVAMQLADAGYIKMMFASGVRIMENGCGACIGQGGSPPSEGITLRTFNRNFPKRSGTDDAKCHLISPLVAAASALTGEITVPEAKDIAINVVPPVIDTDSFIMPDKADKSEGIVRGPNIMALPEFSPLPDVVKGEVLLKLGDNISTDDIQPAGVYLPLRSNVKEYAMQATYRLVDGTFAERAVAHRDAGGEGFIIGAENYGQGSSREHAALCPRWLGIRAVIVKSFARIHVANLVNFGIVPMTFKNPADYDKIKQGDTVSFDAKDLAGDLFLEVNGQKFPLERAFDLDVIPTLKLGGALAQFKATFKG, from the coding sequence ATGAGCGCTTTAAGTTTGACACATAAGATCCTCAAGGATCACCTGGTTGAACCTGCTGCATTGCCGGCACCCGGGGAATTGATCAAAATCAAGATTGATGAAGCTTTCACCCAGGATGCCACCGGTACCATGTGTATGCTTCAGCTGGAAGCAATGGGTGTATCTAAAGTAAAGCCCCTTTCTGTGAACTTTGTTGATCACAGTATGCTTCAATCCGGTTTCAGAAACCCGGATGACCATCAGTACCTGAGAACGGTTGCCGCAAAACTCGGTATCATCTTCTCCCCCCCCGGAACCGGTATCTGCCATTTCACAAACATGGAAAACTTTGTTAAACCCGGTATGACAGGTGTTGGCGCTGACAGCCATACCGTTAATGCCGGTGGTTGTAGTGCTATCTTCATGGGTGCAGGCGGATATGACGTTGCCCTGGCAATGGCTACCGGCATGTACACCATGCCCATGCCCAAGGTGACCAGGGTTAACCTGACCGGCAAACTGCCCAAAAACTGTATGGGCATGGATGTCATCCTGAAGATGCTCGAAATTGTATCCGTAAAAGGCGGCAAGGGCATTATCTTTGAATATGCAGGCCCGGGCGTTAAAACCCTCTCCTTGACCGAACGTGCCACCATCACCAACATGGGCGCTGAAATGGGTGCCACCACCTCTATCTTCCCCAGTGATGAAAACACCAAGGCTTTCCTGGAAAGCCGCGGCCGCGGCGGCGACTACAAAGCAATGTCCGCAGACGAAGGCGCTTCCTATGACGCTGAAATCAATATTAACCTGTCTGAAATCGAACCGCTGATCGCCATCTATCCCTCTCCGGGCAATGTTGAAAAAGTTAAAGATCATGCCGGAACCAAAATTCACCAGGTTTGTATCGGTTCCTGCACCAACAGCTCTTTTGAAAACATCGCAACCTTTGCAGAAACGCTTAAAGGCAAACGTGTAAAGGTTGACACCCTGCTCTATCCCGGTTCCAGATCCGTTGCCATGCAGCTTGCAGACGCAGGGTACATCAAAATGATGTTCGCTTCCGGTGTCAGGATCATGGAAAATGGCTGTGGCGCTTGTATCGGCCAGGGCGGTTCCCCCCCAAGCGAAGGTATCACTCTGAGAACCTTCAACCGTAACTTCCCGAAACGTTCAGGAACAGACGATGCCAAGTGTCACCTGATCAGCCCGCTTGTTGCAGCTGCCAGTGCCCTGACCGGTGAAATCACCGTACCCGAAGCAAAAGACATTGCCATCAACGTCGTTCCGCCGGTTATCGACACCGATTCCTTTATCATGCCGGATAAAGCCGACAAGTCCGAAGGCATTGTTCGCGGACCCAACATCATGGCTCTGCCTGAGTTCTCTCCCCTGCCCGACGTTGTAAAAGGCGAAGTTCTGCTGAAACTTGGCGACAACATCAGTACTGACGACATTCAGCCTGCCGGTGTATACCTGCCCCTGCGCTCCAATGTTAAAGAATACGCAATGCAGGCTACTTACAGACTGGTTGACGGCACCTTCGCAGAACGCGCTGTGGCTCACAGAGACGCCGGCGGAGAAGGCTTCATCATTGGTGCTGAAAACTACGGTCAGGGAAGTTCCCGTGAACATGCCGCACTTTGCCCAAGATGGCTTGGTATCCGCGCGGTTATCGTTAAATCTTTTGCCCGTATTCATGTGGCCAACCTGGTTAACTTCGGTATCGTTCCCATGACCTTCAAGAACCCGGCTGACTACGACAAGATCAAACAGGGCGATACGGTATCCTTTGATGCCAAAGATCTGGCCGGCGACCTGTTCCTTGAAGTCAACGGCCAAAAATTTCCGCTGGAACGCGCTTTTGACTTAGACGTGATCCCCACCCTGAAACTCGGTGGTGCTCTGGCTCAGTTTAAAGCAACCTTCAAGGGATAA
- the glk gene encoding glucokinase yields the protein MILAGDVGGTKTVLAIYAGKTQVPANPVYETRFKNADYACFETILKEFLDHTGATPQAACFGVAGTVKNRRCRITNLPWEISADEIKKSCGIPEVSLINDLKAIAVAVPHLDKGALFTLNPGKSDPLGNMAIVAPGTGLGIAFLVWTGARYRAFASEGGHTAFSPRDSREVNLLAFLTRRYGHVSFERVCSGSQLPNIYEYFLEKKIFPEPAWLKEKLAAAADRTPVIVETALKKEADICVATLDMFVHALGTITGNMAVTLLPTGGIYLGGGMPLRILKRLTQPDFLGRIADKGRFVSLCADMPVHVILDPKAALHGAAWYGFENLKFGPPAPNQ from the coding sequence ATGATTCTTGCAGGGGATGTCGGCGGCACAAAAACAGTGCTTGCGATTTATGCCGGCAAAACGCAAGTGCCGGCAAATCCGGTTTACGAAACCCGCTTTAAAAATGCAGATTATGCATGTTTTGAAACCATTCTTAAAGAGTTTTTAGATCATACCGGTGCAACCCCCCAAGCTGCCTGTTTCGGGGTGGCAGGGACGGTAAAAAACCGCCGTTGCCGGATCACCAATCTGCCCTGGGAGATCAGCGCCGATGAAATTAAAAAGAGCTGCGGTATCCCTGAGGTCTCTTTGATTAATGATTTGAAAGCCATTGCCGTTGCAGTGCCCCATCTGGACAAAGGCGCCCTGTTTACATTGAATCCGGGAAAATCGGACCCTTTGGGAAACATGGCGATTGTTGCTCCGGGCACGGGCCTGGGCATTGCCTTTCTGGTCTGGACAGGTGCCCGTTACCGTGCCTTTGCCAGCGAGGGGGGACATACGGCCTTTTCTCCACGGGATTCCCGGGAGGTTAACCTTCTGGCGTTTTTAACCCGGCGCTACGGCCATGTCAGTTTTGAACGCGTATGCTCGGGCAGTCAGCTACCCAATATTTATGAGTATTTTCTGGAAAAGAAAATTTTTCCGGAACCTGCCTGGCTAAAGGAAAAACTGGCTGCAGCGGCAGACAGAACCCCGGTAATTGTGGAGACCGCCCTTAAAAAAGAGGCTGATATTTGCGTGGCCACACTGGATATGTTTGTCCATGCCCTTGGCACAATCACCGGCAATATGGCTGTGACGCTTCTGCCCACAGGCGGCATCTATCTTGGCGGCGGCATGCCGCTGCGCATCCTCAAAAGGTTGACTCAACCTGATTTTTTAGGCCGTATCGCCGACAAGGGACGGTTTGTTTCATTGTGCGCCGATATGCCCGTCCATGTGATTCTTGATCCCAAGGCAGCCCTGCATGGTGCTGCCTGGTATGGTTTTGAAAATCTCAAGTTCGGGCCTCCGGCACCCAATCAATAA
- the alr gene encoding alanine racemase, protein MNTPKAGLLEPQSRVQVDLSAFGQNVRTLKSLTPTGTRFCAVVKANAYGHGGIQCAKTALENGSHFLAVVRISEAVAMRDAGITAPILLLGDALPEQVSFLATHGIRASVADIQTARALSAAAQALNTTLKIHIKLDTGMGRLGFLHPDVVIKESGQAAGIGQAREIAGLKGMEVEGTYTHFAKADMIDKTHVKGQLARFNDMVAMLADMGIHPEIRHAANSAALLELPEAHFDMVRPGIAMYGMAPSGEVDITGHKLVPIMSITAKVIYVKAVPKDFSISYGSTHVTAAPTVIATVPIGYADGYSRLLSNQGQMLIKGQKAPIVGRVTMDFTMIDVGHIPGIKPGDDVTILGTQANERITADDIAGLTGTINYEVTAGLTGRMPVSYV, encoded by the coding sequence ATGAATACCCCCAAAGCGGGTCTCCTTGAGCCCCAAAGCCGGGTGCAGGTAGATCTGTCCGCCTTTGGACAGAATGTGCGAACCCTCAAAAGCCTTACGCCAACCGGTACCCGGTTCTGCGCCGTGGTCAAGGCCAATGCTTACGGGCATGGCGGGATACAGTGCGCAAAAACCGCACTGGAAAACGGAAGCCATTTTCTTGCCGTGGTCCGGATCTCGGAAGCCGTTGCCATGAGAGATGCCGGTATCACGGCGCCCATTCTTCTTTTAGGAGACGCCCTGCCTGAACAGGTCTCCTTTCTTGCAACCCACGGCATCCGGGCAAGCGTGGCTGATATCCAAACGGCCCGGGCCCTGTCTGCCGCGGCCCAAGCCTTAAACACCACGCTTAAAATTCATATCAAGCTGGATACAGGCATGGGGCGCCTGGGGTTTCTTCATCCCGACGTAGTGATAAAGGAGTCCGGGCAGGCGGCGGGTATAGGTCAGGCCCGGGAGATTGCGGGCCTAAAGGGAATGGAGGTGGAAGGCACCTACACCCATTTTGCCAAGGCGGACATGATCGACAAAACCCATGTCAAAGGACAACTGGCCCGGTTCAATGACATGGTTGCCATGCTGGCGGATATGGGAATTCACCCTGAAATCCGCCATGCAGCCAACTCCGCAGCGCTTCTTGAGTTGCCCGAAGCCCATTTTGACATGGTGCGCCCGGGCATTGCCATGTACGGGATGGCCCCGTCCGGTGAGGTGGACATCACAGGGCATAAGCTTGTACCGATCATGTCCATCACGGCAAAGGTCATTTATGTCAAGGCAGTGCCCAAGGATTTCAGCATCTCCTACGGGTCCACCCACGTCACAGCGGCCCCCACGGTGATTGCCACGGTGCCCATCGGGTATGCAGACGGGTACAGCCGGCTTTTGTCCAACCAGGGACAGATGCTGATCAAAGGCCAAAAGGCCCCTATTGTGGGCCGGGTTACCATGGATTTTACCATGATTGATGTGGGGCACATTCCGGGAATCAAACCCGGAGATGATGTCACCATTCTCGGTACCCAGGCAAATGAACGGATTACGGCGGACGACATCGCCGGTCTCACAGGCACCATCAATTACGAGGTCACGGCAGGCCTGACCGGGCGGATGCCTGTGTCATACGTGTAA
- a CDS encoding IS1380 family transposase, whose protein sequence is MPTTINVKHGNENLVSQSGLLPVGALLKSINFAQRFKNLPDVHCVDPNISHGEILSSMLGLICVGKPDYIAIEIFRQDPFFFTQSLGISNCPSQSTLRERIDLIGESANELIKEASVEMIRGKAPAISPVQTSVGNYIPLDLDVSPFDNSKTKKEGVSRTYKGCDGYAPMFGYLGTEGYLINVELREGSQHCQKNTPEFIQEILKLTRQITQEPLLIRLDSGNDSQDNFEVIKTCEGVDVLVKRNLRKESLDGWLILAQNTESVRLIRCGHKSVWVGQTTVDPKGRALPRPIVFKVTERYEEKGEPLLFPTIEVETYWVTIAGLSPQEVINLYHDHGTSEQFHSEIKSDLGLERFPSCRFSSNSLILHLALLAYNILRIIGQISLEEQDENNLPINRRKKVSRRRLRTVMQDLMYMAGRLIYSGRRWSISFGKINPFAQLAENVLYRLRCSPG, encoded by the coding sequence ATGCCGACCACTATCAATGTAAAACATGGAAATGAAAACCTTGTCAGTCAAAGCGGATTGCTCCCTGTAGGTGCATTGCTTAAGTCGATTAATTTTGCCCAGCGGTTCAAAAATTTACCGGATGTACATTGTGTTGATCCTAATATTTCTCATGGAGAGATCCTTTCGTCCATGTTGGGACTTATTTGTGTTGGTAAGCCAGACTATATCGCTATTGAAATTTTCAGGCAGGATCCATTTTTCTTTACACAATCTCTGGGAATCAGCAATTGTCCTTCTCAATCAACATTGCGTGAACGCATTGACCTGATCGGGGAATCTGCCAATGAACTTATCAAGGAGGCTTCAGTTGAAATGATTCGAGGCAAAGCACCCGCCATTTCACCGGTTCAGACGAGTGTCGGCAATTATATTCCCTTAGATCTGGACGTTAGCCCTTTTGACAATTCAAAAACGAAAAAAGAGGGAGTTTCCAGGACATACAAAGGCTGTGATGGCTATGCACCAATGTTCGGATATTTAGGAACTGAAGGATACTTAATCAATGTAGAGCTTAGAGAAGGCAGCCAGCATTGTCAAAAAAACACCCCGGAATTCATTCAAGAAATATTAAAATTAACCAGGCAGATTACCCAGGAACCTCTTCTTATCCGTCTTGATTCAGGAAATGACAGTCAGGATAATTTTGAAGTAATAAAAACATGCGAAGGTGTTGATGTCTTGGTTAAGCGCAATTTACGTAAAGAATCTTTGGATGGTTGGCTTATCCTGGCCCAGAATACTGAAAGCGTTAGATTGATTCGCTGTGGACACAAAAGTGTGTGGGTCGGGCAAACAACTGTTGACCCAAAAGGGCGGGCATTGCCACGTCCGATTGTCTTCAAAGTGACTGAACGATATGAAGAAAAAGGGGAGCCCCTGCTTTTTCCCACAATTGAAGTCGAGACCTATTGGGTTACCATCGCCGGGCTGAGCCCCCAAGAGGTCATCAATTTATACCATGATCATGGAACCAGTGAACAATTTCATTCAGAAATCAAAAGTGATCTTGGGTTAGAACGCTTCCCCAGTTGCCGTTTTAGCAGCAACAGCCTGATTCTCCATCTTGCTCTTTTGGCGTATAACATTCTTAGAATCATAGGCCAAATTAGCCTTGAGGAGCAGGATGAGAACAATCTTCCGATCAACCGTAGAAAAAAAGTCTCACGAAGGAGGTTAAGAACAGTTATGCAGGATTTAATGTATATGGCTGGCCGTTTAATATATAGTGGTCGGCGGTGGAGCATTTCATTTGGTAAGATCAACCCGTTTGCCCAATTGGCTGAGAACGTATTGTACCGGTTACGTTGTTCTCCAGGATAA
- a CDS encoding transposase → MPTTINVKHGNENLVSQSGLLPVGALLKSINFAQRFKNLPDVHCVDPNISHGEILSSMLGLICVGKPDYIAIEIFRQDPFFFTQSLGISNCPSQSTLRERIDLIGESANELIKEASVEMIRGKAPAISPVQTSVGNYIPLDLDVSPFDNSKTKKEGVSRTYKGCDGYAPMFGYLGTEGYLINVELREGSQH, encoded by the coding sequence ATGCCGACCACTATCAATGTAAAACATGGAAATGAAAACCTTGTCAGTCAAAGCGGATTGCTCCCTGTAGGTGCATTGCTTAAGTCGATTAATTTTGCCCAGCGGTTCAAAAATTTACCGGATGTACATTGTGTTGATCCTAATATTTCTCATGGAGAGATCCTTTCGTCCATGTTGGGACTTATTTGTGTTGGTAAGCCAGACTATATCGCTATTGAAATTTTCAGGCAGGATCCATTTTTCTTTACACAATCTCTGGGAATCAGCAATTGTCCTTCTCAATCAACATTGCGTGAACGCATTGACCTGATCGGGGAATCTGCCAATGAACTTATCAAGGAGGCTTCAGTTGAAATGATTCGAGGCAAAGCACCCGCCATTTCACCGGTTCAGACGAGTGTCGGCAATTATATTCCCTTAGATCTGGACGTTAGCCCTTTTGACAATTCAAAAACGAAAAAAGAGGGAGTTTCCAGGACATACAAAGGCTGTGATGGCTATGCACCAATGTTCGGATATTTAGGAACTGAAGGATACTTAATCAATGTAGAGCTTAGAGAAGGCAGCCAGCATTAG
- a CDS encoding sulfite exporter TauE/SafE family protein, with amino-acid sequence MVYIVLYLAVGGVAGVLAGLLGIGGGLVIVPMLTSVFTHQNVAHEVIVHMALGTSLASILFTSISSMRSHHKHNAVVWPVVFRITPGILVGTFTGTWIASMLSTNFLKCFFGIFLYYVATQMLMGIKPKPTRDIPGTAGIFAAGSIIGVFSSLVGIGGGTLSVPFLTWCNTKIHKAIGTSAGIGFPIAVAGFIGYVINGLGAPNLPPLSLGFVNLGALAGIVAASVLTAPIGVKLAHSLPVDKLKRVFAVLLYVVGTRMLISVFW; translated from the coding sequence ATGGTTTATATAGTGTTGTATCTTGCCGTGGGCGGCGTGGCCGGTGTGCTGGCCGGGCTTCTGGGTATTGGTGGCGGTCTTGTGATTGTCCCCATGCTCACTTCGGTTTTTACGCACCAGAATGTGGCCCATGAGGTCATTGTTCATATGGCCCTGGGCACGTCGTTGGCCAGTATTTTGTTTACGTCGATTTCCAGCATGCGTTCCCATCATAAACACAACGCTGTGGTCTGGCCTGTGGTATTCAGAATTACGCCGGGTATTCTGGTAGGGACGTTTACAGGAACCTGGATTGCCTCCATGCTTTCCACCAATTTTCTTAAATGTTTTTTCGGCATTTTTTTATACTATGTGGCCACCCAGATGCTTATGGGAATAAAACCCAAACCCACTCGGGACATCCCCGGCACTGCAGGAATTTTTGCGGCAGGCAGCATCATCGGCGTATTTTCGAGTCTTGTGGGTATTGGCGGCGGTACGCTGTCCGTGCCGTTTCTGACCTGGTGTAATACCAAGATTCACAAAGCCATCGGCACTTCCGCAGGTATTGGGTTTCCCATTGCCGTAGCCGGGTTTATAGGATATGTGATTAACGGGCTTGGCGCCCCGAACCTGCCGCCCCTGTCCCTGGGGTTTGTTAACCTTGGCGCTCTGGCAGGAATTGTTGCCGCATCGGTACTCACGGCACCCATTGGGGTAAAACTTGCCCACAGCCTGCCCGTTGACAAGCTCAAACGTGTTTTTGCCGTACTGCTGTATGTGGTGGGTACAAGGATGCTGATCTCTGTGTTCTGGTAA
- a CDS encoding saccharopine dehydrogenase family protein: MEQKIKKIMVLGLGKVGALVGTLLKETGFEVTGVALREKDGLPFPSKAMDIGKIEKLEEELLGMDAVISCMPYHLNKKIASVVCKKGIHYFDLTEDVPTTKAIITMSKDAKSAMVPQCGLAPGFICIIGASLAEQFEKIRHIRLRVGALPHHPTGLLGYAFNWSPEGVVNEYLNDCEVLENGEKKCISPLEWLETIVINGVQLEAFTTSGGLGTMCDTYAGRAKNIDYKTIRYPGHAKLMNFIFHELLMREDRQYVGNLLANAKPPVSDDVVFIHASVEGVKGSLMRDEYVRAFYPVEIAGRIYRAISWTTAASACAVIEMVSNGSLPDRGFIRQESIPLNAFLQTSNGRLYNNEPHGGDIFKRLFGN; this comes from the coding sequence ATGGAACAGAAGATTAAAAAAATCATGGTATTGGGATTGGGAAAAGTAGGGGCTTTGGTGGGCACCCTGCTCAAAGAAACCGGTTTTGAGGTAACCGGAGTCGCTCTGAGGGAAAAAGATGGGCTGCCGTTTCCCTCCAAAGCCATGGATATAGGCAAAATAGAAAAACTGGAAGAAGAGCTGTTGGGTATGGATGCCGTCATTTCCTGTATGCCCTATCATTTAAATAAAAAGATCGCCTCGGTCGTTTGCAAAAAAGGCATTCATTATTTTGACCTGACCGAGGACGTTCCTACCACAAAAGCAATTATTACCATGAGTAAAGATGCCAAATCAGCTATGGTTCCACAATGCGGCTTGGCTCCTGGTTTTATCTGTATCATCGGGGCATCACTTGCAGAACAATTTGAAAAAATTCGCCATATCAGACTACGGGTCGGGGCCCTTCCCCACCATCCAACAGGGCTTTTGGGATATGCGTTCAACTGGTCACCGGAAGGGGTGGTTAACGAGTATCTCAATGACTGTGAGGTCCTTGAAAATGGTGAGAAAAAATGTATTTCTCCCCTGGAGTGGTTAGAGACCATTGTTATAAACGGGGTACAGTTGGAAGCCTTTACAACCTCAGGAGGGCTTGGCACCATGTGCGACACATATGCGGGCAGGGCTAAAAATATTGATTATAAAACAATCCGGTATCCTGGTCACGCAAAGCTCATGAACTTTATTTTCCATGAACTGCTTATGCGGGAGGATCGTCAGTATGTCGGAAATCTCCTGGCTAATGCTAAGCCGCCTGTCAGCGATGATGTTGTCTTTATTCATGCCTCAGTGGAAGGCGTGAAAGGCAGCCTTATGCGGGATGAATATGTCAGAGCCTTTTATCCCGTTGAGATAGCAGGCCGGATTTACCGGGCCATTTCCTGGACTACGGCAGCCTCGGCCTGTGCCGTCATAGAAATGGTAAGCAATGGGTCTTTACCCGATAGAGGGTTCATCCGGCAGGAATCCATTCCGCTCAATGCTTTTCTGCAGACCAGTAATGGCAGGCTTTATAATAATGAACCCCATGGCGGGGATATCTTTAAGCGCTTGTTTGGTAATTGA
- a CDS encoding CapA family protein codes for MGAVPFSAVTLGNNHMFDFGVEGFQQTVRLLDRHGIAGTCAGMTKAEAQAPLMMEAKGVRIAIVNISEGEDLTAAGPGPGVAGWDIKGACTRIKKRRNGRLPHPDRPYRQLGPGAVRHCLITVEKL; via the coding sequence CTGGGCGCCGTGCCGTTTTCCGCCGTCACCCTGGGCAACAACCACATGTTTGATTTTGGTGTTGAGGGGTTCCAGCAGACCGTCAGGCTCCTGGATCGCCACGGCATCGCCGGCACATGCGCCGGCATGACCAAAGCAGAAGCTCAAGCGCCCCTGATGATGGAAGCCAAAGGGGTTCGTATTGCCATTGTCAACATCAGCGAAGGAGAAGATCTGACCGCAGCCGGGCCCGGACCGGGTGTGGCCGGATGGGACATTAAAGGGGCCTGTACCCGCATCAAAAAAAGGCGCAATGGAAGACTACCGCACCCTGATCGACCATATCGTCAGCTCGGCCCTGGCGCGGTACGGCATTGCCTGATTACTGTAGAAAAGCTCTAA
- a CDS encoding aminotransferase class IV has protein sequence MDTYYIDGKFVSEDEATLSVKDITVLRGFGVFDFLITYNRRPFRLEKHVARLENSARHIGLELNHSKKEICDIVMQTIEKNPDHKEENIRIVYTGGISSDGVTPQGNGILMVMATPKHELPEWWYTKGTKIITVDMERFIPEAKSSNYLSAVFAQQKARSLGAVEAIYKDKDNRLLEGTTTNLFAFKGTTLITPPSGILSGVTRDAVLELLEKKYDIVLDFIPQTDLAGMDEMFITASNKEIVPVIQVDDTLIADGKPGKKTLALMADWKAYTTAYGLGKAD, from the coding sequence ATGGACACTTATTATATTGACGGCAAATTCGTATCAGAAGACGAGGCCACCCTTTCTGTAAAAGACATCACCGTATTAAGGGGATTTGGTGTATTTGATTTTCTGATCACCTATAACAGACGCCCCTTTCGTCTGGAAAAACATGTGGCCCGCCTGGAAAATTCCGCCCGCCATATCGGACTCGAACTGAACCATTCGAAAAAAGAGATCTGCGACATTGTCATGCAGACCATAGAAAAGAACCCGGACCACAAAGAGGAAAATATCCGCATCGTCTACACCGGCGGCATCAGCTCTGACGGCGTAACCCCCCAGGGCAACGGTATCCTCATGGTTATGGCCACGCCCAAGCACGAACTGCCGGAATGGTGGTATACCAAAGGCACCAAAATCATCACCGTGGACATGGAAAGATTTATTCCCGAAGCCAAGAGCAGCAACTATCTGTCAGCCGTCTTTGCCCAGCAAAAGGCCCGCAGCCTTGGGGCCGTTGAAGCCATATACAAAGACAAGGACAACCGGTTGCTGGAAGGCACCACCACCAATCTTTTTGCATTCAAAGGCACCACCCTGATCACCCCGCCCAGCGGCATTCTGTCCGGCGTAACCCGGGACGCGGTTCTTGAGCTGTTAGAAAAAAAATATGACATTGTCCTGGATTTTATCCCCCAGACAGATCTGGCCGGCATGGATGAAATGTTTATCACGGCATCAAATAAAGAGATTGTGCCCGTCATCCAGGTCGATGATACGCTTATTGCCGACGGCAAACCCGGAAAAAAAACCCTTGCCCTGATGGCAGACTGGAAAGCATACACAACAGCCTACGGTCTTGGAAAGGCAGACTGA
- a CDS encoding class I SAM-dependent methyltransferase, which yields MKDAIKTHYTCPALGAKIRRVLEKAGKIPGQISLRDLAPVDQLHTGAAPATIELMEHAGLDKGMTILDAGCGIGGTSRLLAQNFGLVVHGIDLSEEFIETASMLNQWCGFAKEGIINFQHGSLLALPYPDNFFDAVLCQHVLLNIKDKPKVFAEFSRVLAPRGKLILHEIVDGPGPAPLYPVPWAGNAAASMLCSRQNIEAYAENAGFKLIFSEDKTTHAALWWEKVNAIKKARGTDPLNPSLVFGENAGSFGANMEKNFKEQAVLCVENIWVKSNFS from the coding sequence ATGAAAGATGCGATCAAAACCCATTATACCTGCCCGGCGCTTGGGGCGAAAATTCGCCGGGTACTTGAAAAAGCAGGCAAAATTCCGGGACAGATCAGTCTGCGGGATCTTGCCCCGGTTGACCAGCTTCATACGGGTGCAGCCCCTGCGACCATCGAATTGATGGAACACGCCGGTCTGGACAAAGGCATGACCATTTTGGATGCCGGCTGCGGTATTGGTGGCACATCCCGGCTTCTGGCACAAAATTTCGGTCTTGTTGTCCATGGCATTGACCTGTCCGAAGAGTTCATTGAAACCGCAAGCATGTTAAACCAGTGGTGCGGCTTTGCAAAGGAGGGTATCATTAACTTTCAACACGGATCCCTGCTGGCCTTACCCTACCCGGACAACTTTTTTGACGCTGTGCTCTGCCAGCACGTATTGCTCAACATAAAAGATAAACCAAAGGTCTTTGCCGAATTTTCAAGGGTACTGGCCCCCCGGGGCAAACTGATCCTGCACGAGATTGTGGATGGCCCAGGGCCCGCCCCCCTTTACCCTGTCCCCTGGGCCGGTAATGCGGCGGCCTCCATGCTCTGCTCCCGGCAAAACATTGAGGCGTATGCAGAAAACGCCGGATTCAAACTTATTTTCAGTGAAGATAAAACAACGCATGCAGCGCTTTGGTGGGAAAAGGTAAATGCCATCAAAAAGGCCAGGGGCACAGACCCTTTGAACCCGAGCCTGGTTTTCGGGGAAAATGCCGGGAGTTTCGGCGCAAACATGGAAAAAAATTTCAAAGAACAGGCTGTGCTGTGCGTGGAAAATATCTGGGTAAAATCCAATTTTTCTTAA
- a CDS encoding tetratricopeptide repeat protein: MPYCTAVANDLSKNIKNAQLGDKNAQFEVGESCRSGVGIPQNYKQAYMWFSLAAAQGHEEAKERQKELEKKLTPEQLGEAQDLALYTQLAISEKNNLPPVIAEESIDGKFILSETEGDLFIVTGILKNPAAHDISHVKLKGVLFTSDNIEAINRTVYCGNTIDEANLKKMKITEIEKQLMTENRSIKPDVSSPFMFVFSNLPDNLKNFKVSLVDFKKESDKGLSKIDKDTE; this comes from the coding sequence ATTCCTTATTGTACGGCGGTAGCGAATGATTTATCAAAAAATATTAAAAACGCACAATTAGGTGACAAAAACGCTCAGTTCGAGGTAGGGGAAAGCTGCCGTTCTGGCGTTGGTATCCCACAGAACTATAAACAAGCCTATATGTGGTTTAGCCTGGCAGCCGCTCAAGGACATGAGGAAGCTAAGGAAAGGCAGAAAGAACTCGAAAAGAAATTAACCCCTGAACAACTTGGAGAAGCTCAGGACCTTGCTCTTTATACGCAGTTAGCTATATCAGAAAAAAACAACCTGCCGCCAGTTATTGCTGAGGAAAGCATTGATGGGAAGTTTATATTGTCAGAAACAGAAGGGGATCTATTCATTGTCACCGGGATATTAAAAAATCCTGCGGCACATGACATATCGCATGTAAAACTAAAAGGGGTGTTGTTTACGTCTGACAATATCGAAGCTATTAACCGGACCGTCTATTGTGGGAACACAATAGATGAAGCCAATTTAAAAAAAATGAAGATCACTGAAATCGAAAAACAGCTCATGACTGAAAATAGATCTATAAAACCAGACGTGTCATCACCATTCATGTTTGTCTTCTCAAATCTCCCAGACAATTTGAAAAACTTTAAGGTCTCTCTCGTAGATTTCAAAAAAGAATCAGACAAAGGGCTAAGTAAAATTGACAAAGATACGGAATAA